TTGTTTGCAtatttcctgaatttatttcaagcTTTGACCGTCAACTGCGTGGTGCCTATGATGACGCCTATGATGACTTCTTCAAACTCAAAATTTGTCGGTTCAGTTTTTCGGAGAGGTTTACGGGTATGTATTCATCCTCTATAACACTATATTTCCTAGTTTTAAAGAGCCCACATTTTAATTCAGGTCTCCAAATGAAATAGGGTCACCCGATTTTAACTGGGTCAACAATTTTTCAAAGCTCTCTCGTACAATTCTTTTATACTATACACTCTGCCTTCTAATTTTTAagaccttagggcatctccagccgttggcccttcagggggcgcctaaaatcgtcgcctgggggtgagccggcgcaaaaattggGCCTGGGGCGAGTTGGTCCACAGCTgccggccccagggccgccccaggcatgttttaaaataaaagaagttcggcgaagttcggcttaaacacgataaaattcggccaaacacgataaatttcggcacatttcggcgaagttcgcggattttcattacatagcacatatacataaactaatctaaaggaaaaactggctaaagtcgccgccgtcgtcggcggcggccttctcctccttgacgcgggcgccccggCTGGACCCCTGcctggcgtcgccatggcggactggtggcggcgcatcatcgtcgtcgtcgctgtcgcagatgacgacgactccgccttcgtcgcggccgcgtcgacgctccgcgaagcgaagcagggcggcgcgctggcgctccttcgccttctccaggcgctccttctccatcgctatggagtccctgcgcgcccattccagggccgcgtcgtcgtcgtcgagctccgtcgtcaccggcgcggccggctccttcttcaccggcgcgagccccggctccgtttttggcttgacgaagcgcggaggaggaacCGACGAGTAGgcacgccggccgccctcgttgatgacgatgccggcgctgcgagtgcgtcgGCCAAgcagcgtctccgccgcgggctcggccttgacgccgagcagggccggagagccggaggagtgcgatgaagatcaggaggaggaagaagaggaggaggtcccgaacctccttggcgcccatggcccgacgcgtcggtgctgcgccggggcggccgccctcgccgggtacgccaacggcgggtcgttgccgccctcgaggtacgtcagcacgccctcgagtgtgcggtcggggacgccccaccacaggtgacgcccctcgctgttctgccggccgccaACCACCGGCGCACCGTTGATGGACGCCAagagctgctgctggcggcgctcgaaatacgccgcccaagccgTGTAGTTGTCGgcagcgtactgggggagggagagttgggcgtcggtgagggaggcgcgcacgacctcgacttcctcggcgaagtacttcggcttcaccacggcgtcgggcaacgggggaatgggcactcccccggcgctgagcctccaccccgtcggcccggcgcgcatatcCAGcgacgccgggatgttcgcctggaacaggagtcaGGActtctgttcgcggagcgaacggcggccgaagccgttggccgccgcctcgtctccggggtagCGTTCTGCCATGGCGACAGGCTCGGGAAaggtagagagatagagggaggggctggacggcggcgctcgggagagttagggagagggaggagctgggcggcggcgaggggcggggctggtgtgagcacaggcgagtgcaggccaccggctatatagccgTGCCGCACCCgtatgtacgcgtgcgagggaggggaggcgtcggcgcgccatcCCGTGACGCGTCGCCCGtgtggaatcaatggcaaggctgaccggcggcagccttgacattgattccccgcgggaaccgaggccgttgggggaagacgaggcgccgtgtcgaggacgcggcgggcccgcggctgtttcgcgccaaaacagttcgccccggcgcctctgggcgccccccagcgcgccgggttcggcctggatccGCCGGCGCTATTTTCGGCCCAGGCCAGCGAAAATCGGactcctgggggcgcggctggaccgTTTTTTTGgcaccggcgcgaaaaaatcgcctggggaggccttcctgaggcgcggctggagatgcccttacaatTAATTGATGTCTTCAATTTATAGTTGGGTCACACGATTTTGACCGCTTCAACAATTTCTTCATTCAATTATTTTAACACTTCTTTTCGTTACCAATGTTTCCAAATTTTGAACCTATTCCATTCAATTGAGgtattgaattttgaatttggtttaCGATTTTGACCGAGACAACAATTTTTCAAATCAATCAACAGCAACAGGTCTATAAAAACATATCAATTCCGCGCACCCTTCCACCACCTAGAAAAAAGAAGCGCCACCATGTGATACTGTAGCACCAATATAGTACTTGCAACCACCGCCACCGAAATTTCCTCATATAAATATATGTTATTAGCGGATAATACAGAACCACACCACGAAAGACCCATCAAATAAACACATTATAAATAAAAATAAGGGGTATAAGCTTTTTGTaaagtcaaatttctttaactttgaccaagtttagagcaaaaaatatcaacatcaccaatattaaacaaaaaaatgaaaattcatttcatgatgaatctaatcatATCGATTTGATATTACAGATTTTTatatatttctctacaaatttgatcaaacttaaaaggtttgaattttcaaaaaacTAATACGCCTTATATTTTGAAACAGTGTGAGTGATCATTTTATAGAAATTCAACATCACCAAAGGCAAATTCAACAACACCAAAGGTGCAATAAAGTGCGCCCATTCCTTCTAGTATGGATGAGTGTGCGTGGTGTTGTGAGCATTTGCATGTACTGTGTTTTGAAAAACGAtcataaaacaaaaacaaaacacaatCCGATCTAGAACAGGATTTCCACCAAGGACCAATATCGTCGCCGCTAGCTATGACACCACTTGGGGTGGTGGCCTCACCGCCACTCCGTTGCCAACGAACGCCGGAGTCCCATGGTTGCCATTTGACCAAAAGATCCAATGGGGGTAGAGAGGCGTAGACACACCAACCTTCCCCGGATTTGGGCTAAATAGAGCTCAGATGGCTCTCATTTATAGGGGCATCAACGGTGACGCCATCATCCATGCCAGGATCCAGCCAATTGGGGCACCATGGCCGAGAGCATCACTCACTACCAGGAGTTGCTCGCCCGCTCCCTTAACTTCCTCCGCAATATCATGTCACAAGTTGTTGTCATGGTAAATCCAGGCACTCGGCCAGCCGTGCCGCCGAAGAAGGGGAAAGGAgacgttaccttgttgaagacattgCTCGGAGATGCTCGGACttgttcttcagggtgaaaacctagaatcTTGCCTTTGGTCATTGGATCCGATGACGGCAGTGCTGGAGGGTTGTTCCCTTCGTAAAGACATTGTTGCTGAAGAATGTCATGCCCATGTGGTGTCAACAGATGGCTGGTGCTTGTTGATTGTTGCTTTCACTTTTGATTCTTTTCTGTTTCCTCGCTTGGGCATAACTTTGATTTTGTAGGCTTTGCTATTTGCCAGCGAGTTCTTTTATGTGTATTAGTGTTGTGTGCATCTTAATTATGTAGAGGCGGCAGATGTATGCTCAATATTGGTTTGTATCcatttgatgcttcattttgagttaataaagTTCACCCTAGATAGTCTTGCTATATTATTATTTGTTTTTAAGCGTAAGATATTTCATGTGTAATAACCTTAATGAAACCTTTAATCATCCTTCCAAGATGACAAGAATTGCTTGCCGTTTAACTAATTTTGGCAACTAGATCTGATCTAGGATAATACTAATAACTAAGAACTACTCAATTAGTAGAAATGAACCCCGGAATATTACATGGATATGCTCACCAAGGTGGAGAAGGGAATATATGTCGAAACTTGGAATCGCATCATTCTCCACCTCGTATGCATACCAATTTGTGTTGTGAATTGTGCCGTCTGACATGTATGTATTGGCGCGAGATAGTTCTACTTTCAACAAATTATTTGCTCTCAATCTATTCTGATGCATTTATCAGCAAGTTTCGTTATTTCCCGTCCATAGACTGAGGAGTATAGATGTTTGATGAAATCGCGTAGACAAGCAACAATATATTCTTCCACTTTTTGTGCGGAGAGCATCAAATTgacaaaatgaaaaaaaaggagAGGATTAATAAGCTACTAACAATTATATTATCTCTTTACACTTGGATCATAATTTTTCATCATCATCAACATAGAATTCGTCCTCCCACCGATTCTCCCAGCACAAACCAAACCAATGAAGAACGCCTCACCATCATTCTATTGCCAACGAACGCTGGAGTCCCATGGTTGTCGTTCGACCAAAAGATCCAATGGGAGTAGAGAGACGTAGACACACCAACCTTTCCTGGACTTGGGCTAAATAGAGCTCAAATGGCTCTCATTTATAGGGGCATCAACGGTGACGCCAGCATCCACGTCAGGATCCAGCAAATTGAAGCGCCATGACGGAGAGCGTCACTTACTACCAGTAGTTGCTCGCCCGCTCCCGCAACTTCCTCCGCAATATCATGTCACAAGTTGTTGTCATGGTAAATCCAGGCACTCGGCCAGCCGTGCCGCCGAAGAAGGGGAAATGAgacgttaccttgttgaagacattgCTCGAAGATGCTCGGACTTGTTCTTCAGGATGAAAACCTAGAATCTTGACTTTGGTCATTGGATCCGATGATGACGGTGTTGGAGGGCTGTTCCCTTCCTAAAGACATTGTTGCCGAAGAATGTCGTGCCCATGTGGTGTCACAGATGGCTGGTGCTTGTTGATTGTTGCTTTCACTTTTGATTCTTTTCTCTTTCCTAGCTTGGGCATAACTTTGATCTTGTAGGCTTTGCTATTTGCCAGCTTTTTTATATGTATTAATGTTGGTTGTTTGAGTTAATAAAGTTTGCCCTTTATCAAAGAAAANNNNNNNNNNNNNNNNNNNNNNNNNNNNNNNNNNNNNNNNNNNNNNNNNNNNNNNNNNNNNNNNNNNNNNNNNNNNNNNNNNNNNNNNNNNNNNNNNNNNNNNNNNNNNNNNNNNNNNNNNNNNNNNNNNNNNNNNNNNNNNNNNNNNNNNNNNNNNNNNNNNNNNNNNNNNNNNNNNNNNNNNNNNNNNNNNNNNNNNNNNNNNNNNNNNNNNNNNNNNNNNNNNNNNNNNNNNNNNNNNNNNNNNNNNNNNNNNNNNNNNGGGGGGAGGGAGGGGGGTGTTGTCTTTCGAATATTATTATTTGTTTTTAAGCGTAAGATATTTCACGTACTAATAACCTTAGTGAAACCTTTAATCACCCTTCCAAGGTTACAAAAATTGCTTGTCATTTAACTAATTTTGGCACCAAGATCTAATCTAGGATAATAGTAATAACTAATAACTACTCAATTAGTAGTAAGAACGAACCCCGGAATATTACTTGGATATGCTCACCAAGGTGGAGAAGGGAATATATGTCGAAACTTGGTATCGCATCATTCTCGACCTCGTATGCATATCAATTTGTGTCGTGAATTGTGCCGTCTGACATGTATATATTGGCGCGAGATAGTTCTACTTTCAACAAATTATTTGCTTGCTTTCAATCTATTCAGATGCATTTATCGGCAAATTTCGTTATTTCCCGTAGTATAGATGTTTGATGAAATCGCGTAGACAAGCAACCACATATTCTTCCACTTTTTCTGCGGAGAGCATCAAATTGATGAAGGAAAAAAGGAGAGGATTAATAAGCTACTAACAATTACATTATCTCTTTACACTTGGATCATAatttttcatcatcatcatcaacatggaATTCGTCCTCCGATCGATTCTCCCAGCCAGCACAAACCAAACCAATGGAGAACAACCATGCATAACAAACCCATACGTACGGGAGATCGATCGAGACCGGAGGGCGAAACAAACTATCCAGCAGCATACGGGAGAGAACTACTCAACGAACCAACCCTAAGAAAGAAACAGCAAGAGATCCAGCGGCCGACGACGCGTCGCCATCGTCACCGTCACGCGCGGAAGCAGCCGACGAAGCGCGGCAGGTGGAGGTGGCCGTGGGCGTGGGCGGTGGCGGCGCCGCAGTCGAGGTCGACGAGCTGGTGGCCGTGCGCGCCGAGGTCGCGGTCGATGAGGCGCTCGACGTGGACGAAGCGGTCGACGCGGCAGGGGATGGCGATGGCGCCCTGGTGCCTGAAGCCGTACTCGCGCTCGGCCTCGTCGAGCAGCGCCCCGAAGAGCGGGTGCTTGAGGTGGTCGAGCGGCACGGCGAAGCGGCGCTGCTCCTCCCCGTCCGCCCCCACGCGCACCGTCACGCACCCCTTGGGCGCAACCATCTCCGccctgtgctgctgctgctgctgctgcctgagGTGCATCGGAGGCGGCGAGGACCGGAGAAGAGTTgttgaggaaggaggaggaggggggagggagatCGGGAGGCGGGGTTTGGGTTAGGAAGAGAAGGGCCAGGGGTCGGAGCTGGAGATGGCGAGGCGGAAGACGGTGAGAGAGGAGTCGCGGAGGGAGGTGGGCACGTTGGACATGGTTCCTAGCTACTCCACCTTGCCTGCTTCCCTTTCTTTTTCTCTGGTGCGGAGGAGGAGGTCGTTGTTGGCGAGGAAGAAGAGGGGAGGTTGGGAGGCGAGGGAGCCCCGCCTTTTATAGCGGCCCAGGCCGGGAGGAGCCCCTGTGCGGGGCGGTGCGGGGTTGGTGACCTGGTGGTGGCCGTTTCCTTCCCGTGCCCGTCCCGTCTCCGTTACCCGAGCGAAGGGACGAACCGGACCCGTGGAGACGCGACCGGCCTCGCGTGGGCGCGCGCGGCTGGGCGGCGTTTCTTTGGGGAGAAGGAAGGGAGGGGAGGTGGTCGGGTCAGGTCAGGTCAGGTCAGgccgggcgggcgggcgggcgggcgcgtggccgctgcggctgcggctgcggtTGCGGCCAGGGGCGGCCGATCTGGGCTCGGATGAGGATGCAGGCCTGGCGCTGGCGGTTACGATCTGCCTGGCTCGGTCTTGGGACTCGAGAGTTTGTTGCGTATTCTTTTCTCGCGTGTACTGTTTGTTCTCTCTTTCTCTGTCGGTTTGGGGTTGACTTGGCTTggctgcgaggaggaggaggaggcctgtGTGCTTGGGATCCGATCGACGGGAGGAGGATAATAACGGAACAGGATATTCTTTCTGGGGCTAATAACGGTTCGGCCGGATTCTTTGGCCAAGACGATGAGGTGTTCGTTCGTTCGCTCGCTTGCAAAGTTTGCAAGTTGACCGCAAATATTCTATGCGGGCGTCACCAGCTGTACCGGATTCAGACAGTTGCATATATGTATTGTATGACAAACTATATCTTACGCTCTTATTGCTGCCCCCGGTCTCTAGAATAATACTAgcccgcaaaaaaagaaagaagaagaagaacaagctggTATGTGGCCGTTGCATCTACGTTTCCCGATCGTGCGCACAATGGTAATCACGGGGCTATGTAGGGCAGCACGGTTTACGTCGCACTAGATAAGGAGTAGACCAAAGATGAATTTGCATCAACCATCAGTCCATATGTTTGGTTTGTTGGAGAACGAAATCCAAAGAATCCTCAAAAATTGGATGAAACTGAGTTGAATATTACTTGCAGATTTGTGCAAGGCGCTGTTATCAAATTCCACAGcttgcagaaaaacaaagaaagagaGAAACGGTTTACAATTGGCGGTCTATTTTACTAATTACCACTGCTATCTCCTACCTAAACGATCCAGGGGTTGATGCTGGCACGCGCGGTGCTTTTGCCATTTTACGTAACCTCGGAGTACGTTTTAGTGCAAGCAAGGTAGCTATAGATGACTACGAGCCTACGACGATTCTATGCTTAAAGGTTAATACTGACAGACGATGACTTGTCACCCGGTGCAGCCAAACGTGCACTTGACTAACTAGCAAGCTTTGCTTGCTGGGTGCATGCACGTACAAGATCATATCGATCCTTCCCGATATCTGGCCCCAGACGAGTTTGCCTCGTTCCGTTTTCGTTCGCGGCGTCCAGATTTTCCACCGGGATGTGTGGCCCGTGGCCGCTGCCGTCCCCCGTCGCCGTAACCTACGGGACACTTCGCTCGTCTTCTTCCACGGCGATCACACACCGGCATGTCCACCACCTGGCATGCACGGAGACGGACATACGGGCCCACTCGGAAGGGTCTCACGCTACGGATCGGGCCCAGATTGTCCGCTAGATTTTTCCCTGCCAAGGATTGAGAGAGCACCACATGGTAGATAAATTTGggagcgtgtgcgtgtgtgtgcccgGTGTCGTGGAATGCGCACCACGATAAAAGGCTTCATTTCTTTTAGCTTTCGTTCCCGGCCATCACTTTTGGAGGGTCCTGGTTTAGATGCTGATCTTGTCTCGCTATACATGGTGAATGGCCATGATTTTTCTCTCTCTGTCTCCCACACAAAACAAGTGATCGAATGGGTGCCGTCGCCAACAGGCCGGCTGCCTGAGATCGAAGGCACCGGAGCTGTCAGCCGTGGCAAGGGGGCAATGCTATAGATCCCGCTGCCCCCTGATCGatcatcttttttttctttttttcttttgcgggTGGATCGATGATCTTGTACGTAAAAAATGCCTAGCTAGGCCCTATTTGGATTGAGTGGAGTAAATTTCATGTCCTCGTTAATTTGGCGGCGATATTCCACGTTTCGTCAGTACAAGAAACAGAAGGGCCGGGGCATGCACGACTCAGTGGCtcactcctctcctctcctctcctctcctctcgatTTGGTCAACTTGATCCACCAAGTTGAGCGCAAAATAAAGCTGATGATTACATGTCCACCAGCATCATGTGGCGCACCATGGGTTGACAATTCCCTCCCTCCCGGCCACCATAGATAGAGAAATGGCACATGCAGGACCACTATATTCCCCTCACGTCGCGGCCGTCCGGCGCCACGGAACGGTCAGAAAATCCTGACCTGACCGCGTCGATCCCACCGGTCAGGTAGCTGGACCGCGCCACACGGCGCGCCTCCCCGTCAAAGCTGGAGGGCCACCACGGTCTGCCCCCACATGGAACACACGGCCATNNNNNNNNNNNNNNNNNNNNNNNNNNNNNNNNNNNNNNNNNNNNNNNNNNNNNNNNNNNNNNNNNNNNNNNNNNNNNNNNNNNNNNNNNNNNNNNNNNNNNNNNNNNNNNNNNNNNNNNNNNNNNNNNNNNNNNNNNNNNNNNNNNNNNNNNNNNNNNNNNNNNNNNNNNNNNNNNNNNNNNNNNNNNNNNNNNNNNNNNNNNNNNNNNNNNNNNNNNNNNNNNNNNNNNNNNNNNNNNNNNNNNNNNNNNNNNNNNNNNNNNNNNNNNNNNNNNNNNNNNNNNNNNNNNNNNNNNNNNNNNNNNNNNNNNNNNNNNNNNNNNNNNNNNNNNNNNNNNNNNNNNNNNNNNNNNNNNNNNNNNNNNNNNNNNNNNNNNNNNNNNNNNNNNNNNNNNNNNNNNNNNNNNNNNNNNNNNNNNNNNNNNNNNNNNNNNNNNNNNNNNNNNNNNNNNNNNNNNNNNNNNNNNNNNNNNNNNNNNNNNNNNNNNNNNNNNNNNNNNNNNNNNNNNNNNNNNNNNNNNNNNNNNNNNNNNNNNNNNNNNNNNNNNNNNNNNNNNNNNNNNNNNNNNNNNNNNNNNNNNNNNNNNNNNNNNNNNNNNNNNNNNNNNNNNNNNNNNNNNNNNNNNNNNNNNNNNNNNNNNNNNNNNNNNNNNNNNNNNNNNNGCGGAGCCATCTGGCCAGCGGCGTCCTCGACATGTACTGCCACGGACGGACGGATACAGCTATCGCTGGCTAGCAGCGCGTGAAAAACTCTTCGGTTCCGCGCGAACCCGCGCCCGGGGACGCCGGGCTAGTGCGGTCGGTTGGTGCAACGGCGCCGCGATCACGGGAGAATCGATCCCCTTCGCCCGCGCCACGCGCCGACCGACACCGCCTTTTAGGCTGGCCGCTGTAGGGTACGTAGTAGTAGCTGCTAGCTAGTTTCCCGGTGCATGTCATGTAAGCTCGGTCGTATGAAACGTATCGGCGTGGGCTGGAGGCGACGCCTCGACACGTCTCGTGCGTGTCGTGCATGCGCGCATGCCGGACGGGAGGAGTGCCGGGGACTACTACCTACGTACCACGACGCATTTACTCTGTGGTCCGGTTGTCCTGGACTTGCCTGGGAACCGGGAAGGGGCGGCGGGATCGggtgaagggctgcttgccgggcaGGAGCGCGCGGCCGACGCAAGCGTGCCGCTTGCCGCTTGCGGTTGGGTTGGTTAGACTAACCATAATGGAGAATAACATACATTAATAACATATACGTATttttagactatgttactaccttcatagtggttaGTAACATAAGTGTGATAACATGcatagcttcatttattaggttatagactcatattacattgaaacatgtgatgttacagtaactagctaagttactactactacctctctcctcattaactcactgccacataagcaaatttgctgagttggactcgatgttactgctgaagttactcccactatggctagtcttaggccaactccaccgcgcgaccctaaacAGACGTCTGGATTGGCTGGATTTTGTCTTTTTGGGGGCGCCGATGGGTTCGCTCGTGTCCGGCTTTGTCCGATGGGTCGTGCGTGCGCCCACTGCACGGTCGCACCCCAAATCGTGTCCGGGGTGAACgtgaataaaaaaattaaaaaactagaatgaaacaaactaaaaaagtaaataagcgcATTTAAAAAAACATGAAACATACATAGGGATCGgtcacaaaacggcccagtttccacggccacttaaaaggcccagtttcataattaatatataaaaacaaaataagaaaacgcctcccgcgcgctcctgccgcgcccgtcggtgccgtggccgtcgccgtcttcactggccgccggtatcgtcgtcgtcgctgacgaggtcgacgtaggctGCCGGCGTCCACAGGTGGGCCGGCGGTGCGTGGTAGACGAGGGCGGTCTGGACggccggaggtgcctgcaccacctcctcccgtggcgacgcCTCCTGCTTCGGTGACCGCGACggagtggggcaccagttcacgcccacaCCGGCGGCCATCTCCGAagcagtgcaggaccagccccaTCCCTAGCCCAGCAGCTGCTGGAACGCGGCCactggctcctcctcctcctcctcggggatGGCTACCTCGCCGAcagcggagggggccatcatctccTCCAGGCCCTCCCATTGCCGCTCATCGTGCGTGtacatggagtcctccatgacacgcgccatgagatgggcctcctcctcgtccgtcatgcgaggaggtggtggtggcgatggaGACGGCGAAGGCGACGACGTGGGCGTGACACCGCGCACCCGCCTACGCCCGCGCTCTTGGGGAGCAGGCACTGCGCACTCCTGtcgtggccgccgcggccccgtcgaggtgccggcgaagaaggACGCGCGCCTGGTGTCGTGCTTGTCACGGAACTAGGTGTCCCAGAGCCCGGAGTCGGGGGCGTACCTGGGGTCGTAGaagaggtcgtcggggaggaggcggcggcggcgctcgatcttCTTCTCGCGCGCACGGCCGCTCGTCGGGACCGGCGGGATCGGGACCCGGTCGGCGGAGAGATGCCAGTTATTGGGGAGATGGACGTCGCTCCAGGggagcggcgtcctcgtctcccaataacggCGGCACACCGACGAGCGGACGTAATGCCGGTCGCGGT
The sequence above is a segment of the Triticum dicoccoides isolate Atlit2015 ecotype Zavitan chromosome 1A, WEW_v2.0, whole genome shotgun sequence genome. Coding sequences within it:
- the LOC119271571 gene encoding auxin-responsive protein SAUR32-like; protein product: MHLRQQQQQQHRAEMVAPKGCVTVRVGADGEEQRRFAVPLDHLKHPLFGALLDEAEREYGFRHQGAIAIPCRVDRFVHVERLIDRDLGAHGHQLVDLDCGAATAHAHGHLHLPRFVGCFRA